Proteins encoded within one genomic window of Candidatus Nezhaarchaeota archaeon:
- the mtrG gene encoding tetrahydromethanopterin S-methyltransferase subunit G yields the protein MSLKSEEEIKIPMVIAPPEISQLHLRLDAIDEKVDFVLGEVAQKEGLRLGGHIGFLYGFLTGSMIMLILKFLLHVL from the coding sequence ATGTCATTGAAAAGCGAAGAGGAAATAAAGATACCGATGGTTATAGCGCCACCAGAGATTTCTCAACTGCATTTAAGGCTTGATGCAATAGATGAGAAGGTGGATTTCGTGCTTGGCGAAGTGGCTCAGAAAGAAGGTTTAAGGTTAGGTGGCCATATAGGCTTCCTCTACGGCTTTCTAACAGGGTCTATGATAATGTTGATACTAAAATTCTTACTTCACGTGCTATGA